In the Endozoicomonas sp. SCSIO W0465 genome, AAACGCCAATCATGGGGACCAGGTAGTTATTCAGTGAAGCAAACACCGGCCCGGCATCACGAATCAGCAACATATACAGGAAATACACCAGACCAGCGCACAGCGTACCCAGATAAGTGACGGCCATCAGGCTGGAGGCGGTTGGTGTCATTTCGGTTACCGGGGCCACAATCATGGCAAAGAGAATGATTTGTACTGAAGCACTACCGAGAATATTTCTGGCAACGATCAGTGGATGCTCGTTCTCCACCCCCTTCAGTAACAAAAGCGCAACGGCAAAACAGGCTGAAGCAAGGATAATAGCGCCCGCCGCCATCAGATTGGTCGTACTGCTGCCAGACATCAACTCAGGATAAAACAGCATTACCAGGCCGGAAAAACCTAACAGTACACTGCCAATACCGGCAAAAGTGATCCGTTCCCCTTTGATAAGCAGAGGAGCCAGAATGACCGTAAAGAAGGGTATAGTGCCCATCAAAATGGCAGCAATGGCTGTATCGAGGTATTGCTGCCCCCAGGCCACCAAAATAAAAGGAATCGTCGCTTCCAGCAGGCCAATCAGGCTGAACTTAAACCATTGGCCACCGTTGCTTTTGACCTTCATCAACTGGCAAATGATGACCAGAGACAGGAA is a window encoding:
- a CDS encoding DMT family transporter, giving the protein MLRNYLFLLGIGVIWGSQFIFQQMAVADLSPVWVGAGRSLIGFLSLVIICQLMKVKSNGGQWFKFSLIGLLEATIPFILVAWGQQYLDTAIAAILMGTIPFFTVILAPLLIKGERITFAGIGSVLLGFSGLVMLFYPELMSGSSTTNLMAAGAIILASACFAVALLLLKGVENEHPLIVARNILGSASVQIILFAMIVAPVTEMTPTASSLMAVTYLGTLCAGLVYFLYMLLIRDAGPVFASLNNYLVPMIGVLLGATINGEALSVHIWAALATIMMAVAFNQIFSGKSATGSASERVSERVSERVSERVSAEGMLPAK